The Lytechinus pictus isolate F3 Inbred chromosome 5, Lp3.0, whole genome shotgun sequence DNA segment AAGTATATAGCATATATTTCATGAcggtgcgggggggggggggtggttcttGCTGGTCCTTAGAGGAATATAGAACGAGTTTACTCTCTTTATGCAATATGCAAATCAGTTGTAAATATCTTTTAGAGTTTTGCTTCTCGGATGgtgtacgtgtgtgtgtgtgggggggggggggggtaaggcgCAAACAGGCCTTTCAAATAGTTGCAACCGGTTTCAAGAAGTAAATATGCTATTGAAACAAATCGTTGGTTTAAATTCCTTGTAAAGACAATTGATATAGGTCTAATGGAAAACCCGTCAGCATCGCGGTATTCCGCATATCGTTATAGTGGGTATGACTGGTAGTATTATAGGCCTATGCCTATATAGTTTGCTCCTAAATGAGCTCTTAAtaatttaaaatacaaaatgtacGTCATGTCCTGTCAACCTGTCTAATCCCTTCCATCTTATTTTTCGTGATAAATGAATTTATGCCCAGTCACTCCTATTTCGTCCATgttcgaattgatgttcaacgccccctcccccattttgcCCGATGCAATCCTCCTCTTTCCCTTATCCTGTCTTCTTATTGCCATGATCATGAGCTCAAACTGCATCGTGGTGGTGATGCGACAAGGTGATGTAAGGTCACGGAAGTAGATATCCCGCCTAACCACCTGCTGAGCTCCATCCATGGAAACCGTTGCCAGGCAATGTTTGTAGAATGGAAAGTACTCTACATGCTAAAATTGAAGAGTAAACACAGTTCCTATTCACATTAATCATTATTAGATGTCGATGGCAGCTTGTTCAATATAAAAGCAGAGTTAAAGATGGAGTTAAATCGTGTTGATAATTGATTTTTGCGAAGTAGAGTGTTGTACTTGAGTGTTGTGCCTGTATAAGTATTGTTCTTGGATGCTGATGTTGCCTAGCTGACTTCATAGAAGTGATCGTTCTGAAAATTTCGAAGAGGATCGAGCGTCGAACAAAAACAAAGCATAGACCTACAATTCGACCTGCAAATTGACTTACTCTCGTGTGATAATTAAACGTCCACTCTGATAATGGCACGAAAACGAGTTGGCCTGCCAAGGAAAGtacacttttttttatgaatctCACACATCCGTTCAAATTCTGGAAAGGGCCTACTATATGTAGTACCTGCACAGAAGTTATTTCTTCCTGGTCATTGATGGTGCCCTCGCAAAGCTACCACACTTCTTTATTCGTTTCCCTTtcctgtaaccatggtaactcgTTTCTTCTCCATGTTCTCTCCGGTGTTCTCTCCAACATGCAGGAAGAAACCAAGAACCATGCCAGCCGAGACAGTCACCCTCCCGGTCATCAGCAACAAGATTCCTGCCCCGCTGACCGGTAAGGAGTTCTTGACCGCTTCCCACTACCGCATCGGCAACGACAGAAGACTCAGCAGAAGCGCAACCAAGAAAAGCACCTTCAAGAAAGACTATGTGGCGCACCGGTTCTACGGGAGAGGGGATCCGGCTGAGCCTCCTGCACCAGCTTCGGTCATGCACAAGGACCTGGTGGCGAGATCAGCGGATACCACAGAGACACATGCATCCTACAAGGTAGTTGGTTTATCTTCCTTTTCCCAGATACCAACGCGATTTCTATGATGTATATATCAAAACTAACAAACGCATATTTAAAATCATATATAACCCCTGTACTTACGTGAATGCgatttatcttcaatatttgaataGCTATGTAAGTTGATAAAGCATTTTAGGAACGAACCAATAGTTCCAACATGGAAGCAATTTACCCCCAAATTTAGCTGCAATTGCTTATCAAGACCATTGctgcttaaaaaaaatgttccaatTATTGACTGACCATCAAGCATGCGATCAGATTTAATCTAATTTCTGACTGATCGCTATTATTTGTCTTTCGGTCCTCTATCTGATGTAGATCTGCGTAATTTATTCAAGGTTCATCgccacaaaatttattttatcatcaatGTCACAAACTCTGTTCTTATATTACGAATATATCCTTATAATATTGTACGTTGCCATGAagcagatttaaaaaaaaattaaaagacaaaGCCACCCAAAACAAAGAGTTAATGTGAATaattagagaaaaatccaacaagcacaacgctgaaaatttcatcaaaatcgggtgtaaaataagtaagagagttatgacatttttaaattttgcaaaatttcacaaaacaattatgcacatcctggtcggtatggaAATGAGGagattttatggttcagtcaagttggccctagttgtcaaatctgtaaaaatggaaatattgtataattaaaacaataaaaaacaaaagaaatagtgagtgagggacatcatcgactctgtcatttgcatgtcactgagttgtgcataatatATTATAGTGcatattgtgaaaaataagggagactttaaaatataactatcttattttacatccaattttgatgaaattttaagcgtTATGctgttgtgattttttttatagattcaagccaacatttttctgaggtggacttgacctttaaaaggaGAACTGAACATTTTATAAACTCTAGACAGTGTTGCCATCATTCTGCAGTTTAACATCAATCATTAACATAATATGAACTTAACTGAAGAAGTATAGATTACTATGATAATATAGTATTGTTTTACGATGGGAATCACTTAATTGCAATTATCGCAAAAATTTGCTCGATACAGGGAACCTTTCTTCCTCGGGTCAGCCAGTGCACCGCCCTCACGAAAACCAACTTTAAGATGGACTCCGATCACCGGGTCGAATCCTTCCTGACGTCACACTCTCAAGAGTTCCAGACACCGCAAGCAATGACCCGATCTTTGCCGAACCCCGAACCGATGAGGAGTTACGTACCCGAGGGGGATAAAGAAAAGGAGAGGATGCCAGCTTCGGATTATCACGGAAATTTCCGAGGGCACGACACGTCGGTGATCAAGGTGCCGAGAGCGCCATGCGTGCATACGGGTAAGGAAAACGAATTACTTACATTTCTTATAAGCCAAACAATGATCTTGTATTTTCACAAAGTTTCTACCATGATATCTTATCAAGGACACGGACATTTCTATGGTCAGGTGTATCATTGTGATACTGCATTTGGAAatctgacaactgttataaAAATTTAACAAATTAAATTAATATAACATAAAAGAATGATTTGTCTTATTTCCAATGTCCTTTGTATAAACATATATGTTTTAATAATATTGATACAGTAGATATATTGATAGCGGCGGGGCTTAAATTACTATGTCACATTTACTTGAATCCGAATAACAATCGATCTGATCACTGATTTTCCATAAAGGCAATTTGTCATTTTGTCCACCGATAATTTCAGGGCAATAAGAGATTGTATCATTATAATCGGGAAAGACTAACATATAATTTCAATTGCCTGTCGActataactttgaaaattctaTAGTCCCTTACATAAGTTGCAAGTATTAAAACttgaagaaaattgaagaaTATAGGATTGATTTCCTtatcaatattcttttttttttcaggtggcGAGCCGACAATCAGAGGGGATTCTCGTACTCATGAGCCATACGATACGTCGTCTAAAGAACAATTTCCAGGCAGATATCTTCCTTACGTCGCCGTCAAACCAGATGtaagttattattttgttaaaattgtaTAAAGTCAATAGTTTGAATATGAAACTTATGCTGTAACATTTCTAAGACTGATTGATTTCCGACCCTACCTtcacatgtatgtatttgttaAAGTCATATGGAACACGTACTGTATGTAAAAACTAGAAAATTCTAAAAACGGATAAAGTGAAACATGCTCTTTTGACTtgacttttattattatcactgataatatgattttgaaatgatgATATAGAAAGTAGTAGTCCCAGTAGTGAATAGGGACTTGCGTTTCATCTGCTGatctttttaattttcatgataatttccctttatttttattacaatagcTTGCTGGATCAAGCATCCCACAAGGAGATATTGATAAATTGGTCCATCGAGAAACAACACAGCTGACGTCATACCCAAGGTTCAGCGGAGAAGTTTATAAACCATACCAGAGGGATGACGCCGTAACCAGGATACGAGATACAAACTTCAAGATGGGCCATAGCAAGAAATATGACCAGTTCAGCACAACGGCTGCAGACAATTTCGGTGCAAAGATTCTTCCACGTAAGTGCATATACCAGGGAACTTAAATATTGGTTTAGAGATGGAAACATAGGCCCTATTTGTACCTTTGGCAGGATGATGCGGAGTGacgaaaaaatgaaagaggggaCATAGCTAAGGTCTATAACAAGAAAAGGAAGTTTGACAAAGATAAGGATAGCGACTATTACGACAAGGATCACAATAGTTatggtgatgacaatggtggtgatggtagtatTGTTGGtgatgaattgatgatgatgatgaggaggatgatgatgatgaagatgatgatggtgataatgacgaCCATGATGTTGACGCTGCCCGATGACGATTATGATTAGATTATCATGATGACAAAAGCCTACtgatatgatgacgatgatgatcatTATTAAGATGGTGAATAAGATGATGACGAAGAGGAGTATGATGAAAGAGATGATGATTTTCTTGCTGTGATaggaatgatgataataatgctgctgatgatgctgataatgatgattaagtAGGAGAGGGCAATGTATAATTTGACAAAGATGCGAACAAGATAGTGTTTAATGAAAAATagaagcaaaattattgaagctGAACCTTTGTTACTTTTCCACAGCTTTTCAAAAGCACGTGCCTTATGACAGCAATGCTAGCAGTATTCCGTCGGGTGATATGGACCCAGAGAGGATTATGGATAGAACAACGGCTACCAACTATTCCATCTACCATCAACTGGTAAGTGTGGTCTTGATAAAATCATCTATACAGAGGGGGAGGGGTTCCTGCTCATTAACGTTTCCCAATTAATTCCTCGAAGGAAGGTGTGACAATTATAAGATTaggtgtttttgtttttgtcattttgctATTCAAACGCTggatatttcagctcatttcgTCGCTAAGGTACATTTTAAAATATGCGAAACCATTACAGACCGATGAGGTAGGCATAGTCTTTCCGcaggaataactttaaaaatggaTGCGGCCTCAGCACATCTCCGACGAAAAGAAGTATGATTTTCTCCCCTACCCCTCCAACTACATCCCAGTTATATATTATGATGTCCTCATGAAACATCATTAAGTTGTTTCATTCACAAGAACCAATACGATAGATATCATGCAGTTACATTTTGTCTATGATTTAATGGAACGATCGTTTCATCGGTGGTGTGTGTATAAGAACCAAACTTGTAGCCAAATCATGTCTATAAAAATTAATCATAATTCAGTTCACGTGGTTCTATTTCAATGGGGTTTTAAAGGATACTGCTTCGAATCTGAAACGATTTTGATACTATAAAATTCTCAACATATACCATAAAGTGTTTAATAATCATGCCCAATGGGcagaattttattattatacatgtacatattaattTTGCCTATGTATATGAATAGAAACTTTTTATAATTTACTTTTTAGCCGCATTCAAAATTCCGAAACAAGATAGTCTCGGGTGCAATGATGCGAACTGCAAGTGACGTCACATTCGGAGAACCTCGAAAACTTTCGTCATATTACTCGACAACACAATCGGATGACTATCCGGTGCTCGGCAAGTCGGCTTTTGCCGTTCGTGCCGATGGTCTGCAGAATTCATCAGTTCCTCTTGACGTATACGGTGAGTTAAAGCTCGGTGACAGGCTTTGTAAAAATACTATTCTCTTTCCCCCAACTTTTCCCAATTGACTTTAAGACT contains these protein-coding regions:
- the LOC129262134 gene encoding stabilizer of axonemal microtubules 5-like — translated: MPAETVTLPVISNKIPAPLTGKEFLTASHYRIGNDRRLSRSATKKSTFKKDYVAHRFYGRGDPAEPPAPASVMHKDLVARSADTTETHASYKGTFLPRVSQCTALTKTNFKMDSDHRVESFLTSHSQEFQTPQAMTRSLPNPEPMRSYVPEGDKEKERMPASDYHGNFRGHDTSVIKVPRAPCVHTGGEPTIRGDSRTHEPYDTSSKEQFPGRYLPYVAVKPDLAGSSIPQGDIDKLVHRETTQLTSYPRFSGEVYKPYQRDDAVTRIRDTNFKMGHSKKYDQFSTTAADNFGAKILPPFQKHVPYDSNASSIPSGDMDPERIMDRTTATNYSIYHQLPHSKFRNKIVSGAMMRTASDVTFGEPRKLSSYYSTTQSDDYPVLGKSAFAVRADGLQNSSVPLDVYGDVRTVSTTKDDFPPPYGEGVTPNRVLGEDQVNKLRASHFDAHIEKNRYFDTTHLATYTAKQVIPYKYDSNKLQKSSVPIGTFSQSMP